In one Alkalibaculum bacchi genomic region, the following are encoded:
- a CDS encoding LysM peptidoglycan-binding domain-containing protein — protein MQFFYTVQSGDTLSNIAARWSIPQASLMAANNLSAPYLIYPGQQLSMPPGVTTYVVQPGDTLHSISTKYKIPLRTLISANAIDQPYVITPAMVLNVPRGVPYYTVKQGDSLYKIASKYNVTSNGQPQPDFIVMANPGLTTKIIPGMNLQIPYGLPSVSGQIALLLTDQFRDYIVLYKPQSRDEVYLAVDNAGRNSRVFWSPNNNRIAYIDEDGVISIMELTTDKIAKIDQIPASAFVDWSPDSLKIAYLSGCREDRPPVEVWIVELNKPVPQNVMSGFLFFDLDYNH, from the coding sequence ATGCAATTTTTCTACACGGTTCAATCAGGAGATACCTTGAGCAATATCGCAGCACGTTGGAGTATTCCCCAAGCCTCCCTTATGGCGGCTAATAATTTATCTGCTCCCTATTTAATTTATCCTGGACAGCAATTATCTATGCCTCCAGGCGTAACTACATATGTAGTTCAACCAGGTGATACTCTCCATTCTATTTCTACAAAATATAAAATCCCTTTACGCACCTTAATTTCAGCAAATGCTATTGATCAGCCTTATGTTATTACTCCAGCGATGGTTTTAAATGTCCCTAGAGGCGTACCTTATTATACGGTTAAACAAGGAGATAGTCTGTACAAAATTGCTTCAAAATACAATGTAACCTCAAATGGGCAACCACAACCTGATTTTATTGTAATGGCAAATCCTGGCCTAACAACTAAGATCATCCCTGGAATGAATCTACAAATACCTTATGGGCTTCCAAGTGTCTCAGGGCAAATTGCCTTACTGTTAACAGACCAATTTAGAGATTATATTGTATTATACAAACCTCAGTCAAGAGACGAAGTTTATTTAGCAGTGGATAATGCAGGAAGAAATTCGAGAGTCTTTTGGTCCCCTAATAACAACAGAATTGCTTATATTGATGAAGATGGTGTTATTTCAATTATGGAGCTTACTACAGATAAGATAGCAAAAATTGATCAAATACCTGCTTCCGCCTTTGTGGACTGGTCTCCTGACAGTCTAAAAATTGCATATCTATCAGGATGTAGGGAAGATCGGCCACCAGTGGAGGTGTGGATTGTAGAACTAAATAAACCAGTTCCCCAGAATGTGATGAGTGGATTTTTGTTTTTTGACTTAGATTACAATCATTAG
- a CDS encoding YezD family protein — protein sequence MDRSQKKLIDNFTDETLRKILELKKSIKYGSITLIIQDGFVVQIEANEKIRMK from the coding sequence ATGGATAGGAGTCAAAAAAAATTAATCGACAATTTTACGGATGAGACATTACGAAAAATCTTAGAATTGAAGAAATCTATAAAATACGGATCCATAACCCTTATCATTCAGGATGGTTTTGTAGTGCAAATTGAAGCCAATGAAAAAATACGAATGAAGTAG
- a CDS encoding sulfate ABC transporter substrate-binding protein: MFVILALILIISSVACTKSPETKEVRTPKGKEPVMLLNVSYDPTRELYQEYNSAFSKYWKEKMGQDVTIQQSHGGSGSQARTVLDGNEADVVTLALAYDIDSINTNKEILSKEWQSRLPNNSSPYTSTMVFLVRKGNPKNIKDWDDLIKSGVEVITPNPKTSGGARWNYLAIWGYALKNNGDDQGKAKDFVTALYKNVPVLDSGARGSTTTFVERGLGDVLLAWENEAFLSLNELGEDEFEIVVPSMSILAEPPVTVVDSVVDKKGTREVSEAYLEYLYSNEGQEIAAKNYYRPTNEQIAKKYASQFPEVNLFTIDEVFGGWTKAQEEHFSDGGIFDQIYTGK, from the coding sequence ATGTTTGTCATCCTTGCATTAATATTGATTATATCCTCTGTAGCTTGCACAAAATCACCTGAAACAAAAGAAGTTCGTACGCCTAAGGGGAAGGAGCCAGTAATGCTACTCAATGTATCTTACGATCCTACAAGGGAGCTTTATCAGGAATACAATAGTGCATTTAGTAAGTACTGGAAAGAGAAAATGGGTCAAGATGTCACAATTCAACAATCTCATGGAGGTTCAGGGAGTCAGGCTAGAACGGTTTTAGATGGAAATGAAGCGGATGTGGTGACATTAGCATTAGCTTATGATATCGATTCAATCAATACCAATAAAGAAATATTAAGTAAAGAGTGGCAAAGTCGCTTACCCAACAATTCTTCACCATATACATCGACCATGGTTTTTCTCGTTCGAAAGGGTAATCCAAAGAACATTAAAGATTGGGATGATTTGATTAAATCAGGGGTAGAAGTCATTACGCCAAACCCTAAGACCTCTGGCGGTGCTAGGTGGAATTATCTTGCAATCTGGGGATATGCTCTCAAAAACAATGGAGATGATCAAGGTAAGGCAAAGGATTTTGTGACAGCCCTTTATAAAAATGTACCAGTCTTGGATTCGGGTGCTCGTGGATCAACGACTACTTTTGTAGAACGGGGTTTGGGAGATGTTCTTCTAGCATGGGAAAACGAAGCTTTTCTTTCGCTCAATGAATTAGGTGAAGATGAATTTGAAATCGTTGTTCCCTCTATGAGTATCCTTGCAGAGCCACCAGTAACTGTTGTAGATTCCGTAGTTGACAAAAAGGGTACTCGGGAAGTTTCTGAGGCATATCTTGAGTACCTTTATAGCAATGAAGGTCAAGAGATCGCAGCGAAAAACTATTACAGACCTACCAATGAACAAATAGCAAAGAAATATGCATCTCAGTTTCCTGAGGTAAATCTCTTTACCATTGATGAAGTATTTGGTGGTTGGACAAAAGCACAAGAGGAACACTTTAGTGACGGAGGAATATTCGATCAAATTTATACAGGCAAGTAA
- the cysT gene encoding sulfate ABC transporter permease subunit CysT, whose protein sequence is MNFTTRAFKEKRVLPGFGITMGLTLLYITFLVLIPVSMVFINSSQIGCEKFWEIVSNERVVASLKISFSTSLLAATVNTIFGLILAWVLERYTFPGKKIMDGFIDLPFALPTAVAGIALTTLYAQNGYIGKLFAPYGIKISYTPLGITLALIFISFPFVVRTVQPVLQNMEIEVEEAATSLGATRRQIFFKVILPELLPALITGFALAFARALGEYGSVVFISGNMPLRTEITPLLIRTKLEQYDYAGGTAIAAIMLILSFAMLFFINLFQWWAGNKHSTVRGE, encoded by the coding sequence ATGAACTTTACAACAAGAGCTTTTAAAGAAAAAAGAGTTCTACCTGGTTTTGGAATTACCATGGGTCTTACCCTTTTGTATATTACCTTTTTGGTTTTGATTCCAGTGTCTATGGTTTTTATCAATAGTTCCCAAATTGGTTGTGAGAAATTTTGGGAAATCGTTTCTAATGAAAGAGTGGTAGCCTCTTTAAAAATTTCTTTTAGTACATCATTATTGGCAGCTACAGTAAATACTATTTTTGGGCTGATTTTGGCTTGGGTTTTAGAACGATACACATTTCCTGGCAAAAAAATTATGGATGGATTTATTGATTTGCCTTTTGCCTTACCTACTGCTGTAGCAGGTATAGCTCTGACTACACTTTATGCTCAAAATGGTTATATTGGCAAGCTTTTTGCTCCATATGGAATAAAAATATCTTATACTCCTCTAGGAATTACTCTGGCGCTGATCTTCATTAGTTTTCCCTTTGTAGTGAGAACCGTTCAGCCTGTACTACAAAACATGGAAATCGAAGTGGAAGAGGCGGCAACTTCCCTTGGTGCTACAAGACGCCAGATCTTTTTTAAAGTCATCCTTCCTGAACTTTTGCCTGCACTAATCACTGGCTTTGCTCTTGCATTTGCAAGGGCTCTTGGAGAATATGGCTCGGTCGTCTTTATATCTGGCAATATGCCTTTAAGGACAGAAATAACGCCACTATTAATCCGCACGAAATTAGAGCAATATGATTATGCTGGTGGCACCGCTATTGCTGCAATTATGCTTATTCTTTCGTTCGCTATGCTTTTTTTCATCAACCTTTTTCAATGGTGGGCAGGTAACAAACATAGTACTGTAAGGGGTGAGTAA